The following nucleotide sequence is from Mesobacillus jeotgali.
ATGCGTATTTTGGATGATCCAGTGTGTTTCTCTGTGAGGGTGTAATTTTGATAAAAAGTGGGTTAGGACCTTGCGTTTGTTTTGTTCATCTCCTGAAATGGAGTAGCCTTTTTGTCTGCTGAAAACCAACTTCAACCTGAAGGGCAAAAGAGTATCTACGAGCAGTTTCAGGTCGCGCTGGATGGTACTTTTGCTCATGGTGAATTTTTCGGTGAGATCATTTGGGAATATGGTTTGCTCCCTGGTCAGGAGAAGAATGCCGACCCAGGCCGCCCTCTCACCACGGGAACTTTTATATTGTCTGTCTAGGTTAAGCTCCCCAAGTCTCTCTTTAATAAGGGCCTTGCCAGCATGCTCAAAGTAAAAGCCGGCGGAAGGATGATATTGGACAACAGCTAGTTGATGGTCTTCCAGCCATAGATTGATATTTTCGACATCAGTGAAGATAGTCCTGCTCGAAACCCCCATCCTCTGCGCCAGCTCGTTCGCAGAAACATACGAATGGGAATCAACAAGCCTTATCAAGATCCCAACACTCCTCGCATTCAGAACCATCCTAAGAGCCTCCCATCCTCTTAAACTGCGAAAACAGCCAAGCGTAAATTCCATCTACCTTCTATTATACTGCCAGCAAAAAGGAAAATCATTAAGAATAGAAAGTAGAAGGTCCTTTACCACACCACCGCGCGGGGGTCAGACCCCCGGCGCGGTGGTGCGATGAAGCGAGTGGAGTTCTTACCTAATGGCTTCAGGTTTTTGTTTTAAAGCTACTTCATGTTCTATTACCTTTTTATAGTGTTGTTTTGGCGGATCCGGGAAGTAGGATAGGATTCGATCAGTGGTGATATGCGGATTTACTCTGCTTGAAATGTAAGCTTGGTAACTGCTCCATTTATACTCTGCAGGATTCTGGACCATATTCCCTTCCAATGGGTTGAGGTGAATGTAGCGGCTGGCGTTCAGAAAATATTCATCAGAGTCAATTAACTCAGATTTGTATCGGCCTTGAAAGACATGTCCGACCAAATCATGACGTTTATTAAAGTAGATTCCATATCGGGAGTTAAGCATTTTCATAATCTCTTGTGGATGATGGTTGATGGTTTCCAACAGAAGATGATAGTGGTTGGTCATGAGGCAATAAGCGTGAAGGGTGAATGGGCGATGTACGCGGGTTTCCTCTAATAGATGCATAAATTTGAAGCGATCCTTATCATCACTGAAGATAGGCATTTTCCTATTCCCCCGGTTTGTGATGTGGTAGACGGCTCCAGGATACCATATGCGTGGTTTACGGGACATGTTATAGCTCCTTTATAATATTTTGACTTTTAATAGATGTTTAATTTGATTGAATGAGCACCTCCCCTTTGTTTTTTTATTATATCATCATCCTGAATTGCAAGAATAGTTATTGCTCTTCTTTTCAAATGGAAAGGAATTGTCTCATCAACCCAAATTTTGTTGTTTTTTTTTTAAGTTTAAGTTAATTACGTGTAACATATTTTCAGAAAATTTTACCATAGCAAGAGAATTATTGAAAAAACATGGGCAATATATCATCTTTTAACGTAAAATGTCGCTTTTTGTAATATAAACGTAATTTTCCTGTTATTGGTCTGTAACCCCTTTCGATATATACTATGTTTAACATCTAGCAAACGGGGGTAAACAACTTTGTTTAAGAGAATTATAGCTTCTACGATGCTCATCTCACTACTTGCCACTGCCACTCCGTCCATGGATCAAGCTTCAGCTGCTGGAACAGCTTATCATATTAATGTAAGTTCCGGCTATTTAAATGTTAGAAATCAACCATCACTATCTGGTAAGATTTATACTAAACTGCCAAAAGGCTACAATGTAACGGTAACGAGCCAAGGTAATGGATGGGCTAGAATTTCTTACAGTGGAAAAGTCGGTTATGTAAGTTCAAAATATATTGCTCCTGGAAGCACTGTAACAAAAGCTTCTACAGTCAGCACTGATTATAAATCAAAAGCAATTTCAATTGCGAAAAGCCAAATGGGCGTCAAATATGTTTGGGGAGGAACAACTCCTAGCGGTTTTGACTGTTCTGGCCTGGTAACATACGCATTCAAAAATGCTGGATACAACAAACTGCCACGTACAGCAGGAGAAATGTACAATGTAGGTACAAAAGTGACCTCGTACAAGCCTGGCGATCTATTATTCTACGCAACTAGCGGCGGAAAGAAAGTCACACACGTTGCGATTTACATCGGCAATGGCCAGATGATCCATGCTGCAACTTCTAAAGGTGTATCAATCGCCAGCATCAATAACTCATACTGGAAGCCAAGATTCATTGGCGCTAAAAGACTATAATTAATGAAAGGTGGCTGATTAGCCACCTTTTTTTGATTTACATACCTTTAACACTTTACCGCACTGGGGGTCTGACCCCCAGTGGGTTAATGCTTTACAACGTTAGTGTTCATGTTATTACCTCTTGTCTTATGACTTCTCTAATTGTTCTTTATCCCGAATATCACCGTAAAATTCATCAGGAGAATCTTAATGGTTCGAAGTGCCAACAGTGTGCTTATGAATAAATTAATCCGTTCTTTTACCTATCAATATCAAGTAAAAAGCAGAAGTTCACATGACCATTTTCCCGAATGCCGTCGTTTCTTATCGAGAACATTTTGTACAAACTCTTTAACTTTTCGTATAGAATTAAATTAACACTATTTGGGAGGAGTTAATTAATATGCCTTTACTTCAGATGAAGGAAGTCTATACGCCACTCAAACTGATCGGGATAAAAGTTTTTAAGTGCAAGGAAGGCCATACATATATTAAATTTTGGGACAAACCACGAAAAAGAATGAGCAATTAACTTGCATTAACAACAAAAGAGCAGACAATAATGTCTGCTCTTCACATTTTAAACTCTATAAAAATTGCCCGCTGTTTATGATAGACTGCCTTTTGCTGTAACCTGGACTTAAGCTTTTGGCAGACGGCATCTTCCATTAACACTTCGTTATACTTTTGCAATAATAAATGAAAACGGTATTTTAACTTAATTACAGATTTTAACACATTCTTTCCTCCTTTTTATCACATAAATCGCAGGAGTTCGTGTTCGGAAACTGGCTGACATAGTCATAGAGTCACGACTTTAGTCCCTATAGTTTTGCGTCGCCATTTTTCAATGACTTTGCCCTTATCGTACGTTTTATGTGCTTTCTATTCTGAAATTACCAAAATTAAACACATTTAGTAAGGGTCTAAAGTCCTATTTGAATGGTTATCACTAATAATCTATATTCCTCCTTTCCACCCTCTAAAAACTCTTTGGACAGAATAAAACCCCAAAATTGAACATAATTATCCTTATGAACTTCCTTTTTAAGGGGTGGTGAAAATGAGGAAGAGGCGAAACCAACTGCCCATACTTCCCATACTAATTGGTATTCTCCTAGTATCATTTTTATTAATTGGCTGGAGATTTTTTTTATTTAGTTCCTCAACTCAAGCTGAAGATACTGTTGAAAGATTTTATCAATATGAACAAGAAGGTAATTTCTCAGATTCATGGGAACTTTTCCATCCTTATATGAAGGAAAGGTTTACTAAGTCATCATTCATACAGGATCGAGCTCACGTTTTCATTGGCCATTTTGGGGCGGATACTTTTTCATATGAGATCAGTAAGCCTCTTGAATTTGATAAATGGAAACCCGAAGATGGCCAGGATAACTTTAGGGATGGTTACAAAGTGGTTGTTACTCAGACATATTCAGGTAAGTATGGTAAGTTCAACTTCCAGCAGGAAGTTTATGTTGTAAAGTACAAAGGTAAGTGGGCTATATTGTGGGACTATAATTCTAAATAGATATTGATCATAAATTACTATTAACAATTCTTATACCATATCCGATATAAATATAGGCAAAATCATTGAAAGGTGATGACGCAAAGCTATAGGGGCCTCTGTCTAAGGCAAGGCCAGCCAGCTGCCATCAAAGAGTAAAGGAGTATTTTGATGTCTACTTACTATTGGCTTACACCAGAGGAGAAGCAAAGAAAGAAGAGGAGAAACAAAGTTTTAATGTATACTTCCCTCCTTTTCTTATCAGTAGTATTAAGCGCACTCATAACCATTCTGGCAAACCAACTATAAAACTACCTCAAGACCCTGGAGTTACCCTCCAGGGTCTTTAGTTTTGAACTCACTTCACCGCTTTAAATCACTGGGGGTCTGACCCCCAGTGCGGTGCTGTGGTGAAGCTTTTTATTTTCTTCTTATACTTCATTGTTATTTTCCCCGCCTTTTTCCTGTTTTCTCTTTAATTATCTTTCATTTTCTCCCCTTTTCATTTCACTGCATACTTATGAGAATATTTAAACAATTATACATTTTATCCTGCTATACTCCTATTAAAGGTTGGCCAACCTTAGTACTAGTTTTCCAAATGTAATAGATATGATCGTATATATAAATGATTATAAGGTGGGATACAAAATGAAAAAATTCATTAAAAAAGGAATCATTGTCGGGGCTTTGGG
It contains:
- a CDS encoding C40 family peptidase codes for the protein MFKRIIASTMLISLLATATPSMDQASAAGTAYHINVSSGYLNVRNQPSLSGKIYTKLPKGYNVTVTSQGNGWARISYSGKVGYVSSKYIAPGSTVTKASTVSTDYKSKAISIAKSQMGVKYVWGGTTPSGFDCSGLVTYAFKNAGYNKLPRTAGEMYNVGTKVTSYKPGDLLFYATSGGKKVTHVAIYIGNGQMIHAATSKGVSIASINNSYWKPRFIGAKRL
- a CDS encoding transposase; this encodes MSRKPRIWYPGAVYHITNRGNRKMPIFSDDKDRFKFMHLLEETRVHRPFTLHAYCLMTNHYHLLLETINHHPQEIMKMLNSRYGIYFNKRHDLVGHVFQGRYKSELIDSDEYFLNASRYIHLNPLEGNMVQNPAEYKWSSYQAYISSRVNPHITTDRILSYFPDPPKQHYKKVIEHEVALKQKPEAIR